The following are encoded together in the Pseudidiomarina andamanensis genome:
- a CDS encoding type II toxin-antitoxin system prevent-host-death family antitoxin, whose protein sequence is MTTVSGFKKEIATMDVNEPVLVTQNGEPLYVVQDPAQYEAMQEQMAMLKMIALAEKDVRAGRVVSREELFKGLAEELGADDDLN, encoded by the coding sequence GTGACCACTGTGTCAGGGTTTAAGAAAGAAATTGCCACCATGGATGTGAATGAACCGGTTTTGGTGACCCAGAACGGTGAACCGCTGTATGTGGTGCAAGACCCTGCCCAATACGAAGCCATGCAAGAGCAGATGGCGATGTTGAAAATGATTGCACTGGCTGAAAAGGATGTTCGGGCTGGTCGTGTTGTGAGCCGAGAAGAGCTCTTCAAAGGATTGGCAGAGGAGCTCGGCGCAGATGACGATCTCAATTGA
- the ileS gene encoding isoleucine--tRNA ligase, with protein sequence MTDYKHTLNLPETEFPMRGNLAQREPQMLQQWYTDDVYGLIRQAKAGQPVFILHDGPPYANGDIHIGHAVNKILKDMIVKAKTLSDFDAPYVPGWDCHGLPIELQVEKKHGKPGKKLSVAEFRQKCREYALTQVDGQREDFKRLGVFGDWDNPYLTMNPKQEADSIRALAKIIANGHMQQGFKPVHWCTDCGSALAEAEVEYQDKRSPAIDVGFTPVNESELVGKFDHPAGHTGEGEVMVVIWTTTPWTIPANRAISLHPSLDYTLVQVEATDERPAMRLVLADELVKSAMERWGIDAYHKLGFAKGEALENVKVNHPLFADVQVPLILGEHVTTDSGTGCVHTAPGHGVDDFIVGQRYGIEVYNPVGDNGVYKDDTPMFAGQHVMKANPNIVDALQEAGRLIHHEAYNHSYPHCWRHKTPIIFRATPQWFISMDKQGLRAKALEQIKQVRWVPEWGQSRIESMVDGRPDWCISRQRTWGNPIAVFVRRDTDELHPRTLELMEEVAKRVEKDGIQAWFDLEPEELLGDEAVDYRKVTDTLDVWFDSGVTHEAVLNKTPGLQWPADLYLEGSDQHRGWFQSSLLTGVAMYQQAPYKQVLTHGFTVDGQGRKMSKSIGNVIAPLEVMNKLGGDILRLWVAATDYSGEMTVSDEILKRSADSYRRIRNTSRFLLANINEFEPSKHAVAADDMVAIDKWIVARAVSLQEEILKALDGYQFHGVVQKIMHFCSIELGSFYLDVIKDRQYTAKRDSVARRSCQTALYHIAEMLVRWLAPICSFTAQEIWDALPKQLANGEARSRYVFTESWYREAAQISVSPADNALWQTVLEVRDEVNRTLEQARRDDVIGGSLQAEVTVYAVADIAAQLSSLEDELRFAFITSAVAVETVETAPAGAVATELDGVWVKVAKSAYEKCERCWHHRAEVGTIASHPTLCQRCVTNVDGAGEERHFA encoded by the coding sequence ATGACCGACTACAAACACACACTGAATCTGCCGGAAACTGAGTTTCCGATGCGCGGTAATTTGGCGCAGCGTGAGCCGCAGATGTTGCAACAGTGGTACACAGATGACGTGTACGGCCTTATTCGCCAAGCGAAGGCGGGTCAGCCGGTGTTTATTTTGCATGATGGCCCTCCTTATGCGAACGGTGATATTCACATTGGTCACGCAGTGAATAAGATTTTGAAAGACATGATTGTGAAAGCGAAAACGCTGAGCGATTTTGATGCGCCTTATGTGCCTGGTTGGGATTGTCATGGCTTGCCAATTGAGCTGCAAGTTGAGAAGAAACATGGCAAGCCAGGTAAGAAACTCAGTGTGGCTGAGTTCCGTCAAAAATGCCGTGAGTATGCACTCACTCAGGTAGACGGTCAGCGTGAAGACTTTAAACGTTTGGGTGTGTTTGGTGATTGGGATAACCCTTATTTGACCATGAACCCGAAACAAGAAGCTGACAGTATTCGCGCGCTTGCAAAAATCATTGCCAATGGTCACATGCAACAAGGCTTTAAGCCGGTGCATTGGTGTACCGATTGTGGTTCTGCTCTAGCTGAAGCGGAAGTTGAGTATCAAGATAAGCGTTCACCAGCTATCGATGTTGGCTTTACGCCAGTGAACGAAAGTGAGTTGGTGGGTAAGTTTGATCACCCAGCAGGTCATACTGGCGAAGGCGAGGTGATGGTTGTGATTTGGACCACCACGCCGTGGACTATTCCAGCAAACCGTGCCATTTCGTTGCATCCGAGCCTTGATTATACGTTGGTTCAGGTTGAGGCGACGGATGAGCGCCCTGCCATGCGTTTGGTACTTGCTGATGAATTAGTGAAATCAGCCATGGAACGCTGGGGTATTGATGCTTATCACAAGCTTGGCTTCGCAAAAGGTGAAGCGCTTGAAAATGTGAAAGTGAATCATCCGTTATTTGCGGATGTTCAGGTGCCACTTATTCTTGGTGAGCACGTAACCACTGATTCTGGTACGGGCTGTGTGCACACGGCACCAGGCCACGGTGTCGATGACTTTATTGTTGGTCAGCGTTACGGCATTGAAGTGTATAACCCAGTTGGCGATAACGGTGTGTATAAAGACGATACGCCGATGTTTGCTGGTCAGCACGTGATGAAGGCGAACCCGAATATTGTTGATGCGCTGCAAGAAGCTGGGCGATTGATCCATCACGAAGCGTATAACCACTCGTACCCACATTGCTGGCGCCACAAAACGCCAATTATTTTCCGTGCCACTCCGCAGTGGTTTATCAGTATGGATAAGCAAGGTTTGCGCGCCAAAGCATTAGAGCAAATTAAACAAGTGCGTTGGGTGCCAGAGTGGGGGCAAAGCCGCATCGAAAGCATGGTTGATGGTCGTCCTGACTGGTGTATTTCACGTCAACGCACGTGGGGTAACCCGATTGCCGTGTTTGTGCGTCGTGACACGGACGAATTGCATCCACGCACGCTGGAACTGATGGAAGAAGTCGCAAAACGTGTTGAAAAAGATGGCATTCAGGCGTGGTTCGATTTAGAACCAGAAGAGTTATTAGGCGATGAAGCCGTTGATTACCGTAAAGTGACTGACACCTTAGACGTGTGGTTCGATTCAGGTGTGACACACGAAGCCGTTTTGAATAAAACGCCAGGCTTGCAGTGGCCAGCAGATTTGTATCTTGAAGGTTCTGACCAACACCGTGGTTGGTTCCAATCATCTTTGTTGACTGGTGTGGCGATGTATCAACAAGCACCATATAAGCAAGTGCTAACGCATGGTTTCACGGTTGATGGGCAAGGCCGCAAAATGTCGAAATCAATCGGCAACGTCATTGCGCCGCTTGAGGTAATGAACAAGTTAGGCGGTGATATCTTACGTTTGTGGGTTGCGGCAACGGATTATTCGGGCGAAATGACGGTTTCTGATGAAATCTTGAAGCGTTCCGCTGATAGCTACCGTCGTATTCGTAATACCTCACGTTTCTTGTTAGCGAACATTAACGAGTTTGAGCCAAGCAAACACGCTGTTGCTGCCGACGATATGGTTGCGATTGATAAGTGGATTGTTGCGCGTGCTGTTAGTTTACAAGAAGAGATTCTAAAAGCGTTAGACGGCTACCAATTCCACGGCGTGGTGCAAAAAATTATGCACTTCTGCTCAATTGAGTTAGGTAGCTTCTACTTAGACGTGATTAAAGACCGTCAGTACACGGCAAAACGTGACAGTGTCGCGCGTCGTTCATGTCAGACTGCGTTGTATCACATTGCTGAAATGTTGGTACGCTGGTTGGCGCCTATTTGTAGTTTTACCGCACAAGAAATCTGGGATGCATTGCCGAAGCAGCTCGCCAATGGTGAAGCGCGTTCGCGTTATGTGTTTACCGAGAGTTGGTATCGCGAAGCGGCGCAAATTAGCGTGAGTCCAGCCGATAACGCCTTGTGGCAAACGGTGCTTGAGGTACGTGATGAAGTGAATCGTACGCTTGAGCAAGCGCGCCGTGATGATGTAATTGGCGGCAGCTTACAAGCCGAAGTGACTGTTTATGCGGTGGCCGACATTGCCGCACAACTATCTAGTCTTGAGGACGAGTTGCGTTTTGCCTTTATTACGTCTGCTGTTGCCGTTGAAACGGTTGAGACGGCACCTGCAGGGGCTGTTGCAACAGAACTTGACGGCGTTTGGGTAAAAGTAGCGAAATCGGCCTACGAAAAATGCGAGCGCTGTTGGCATCACCGTGCAGAGGTTGGCACCATTGCGAGCCACCCGACGCTATGCCAACGCTGTGTAACAAACGTTGATGGAGCCGGAGAGGAGCGCCATTTTGCTTAA
- the lspA gene encoding signal peptidase II, which yields MLKPTDLQKRASGLRFLWLTLLLIVLDQFTKQWVIRVFDLYESIEVMPYLNLTYVRNMGAAFSFLSDQGGWQRWLFTFLAIAVSVVLLIWLRRNPANMWRQNLAFALILAGAIGNVIDRIIYGYVIDFIDVYVNEWHWPAFNVADMAITIGAVLMLLEAFFEQRQEPQS from the coding sequence TTGCTTAAGCCAACTGATTTACAAAAGCGCGCCAGTGGGTTGCGCTTTTTGTGGTTAACCTTGCTGCTTATTGTTCTGGATCAATTTACCAAGCAATGGGTGATTCGTGTTTTCGATTTATACGAAAGCATTGAGGTGATGCCCTATTTAAATTTGACCTACGTGCGTAACATGGGCGCCGCCTTCAGCTTCTTGAGCGATCAAGGCGGCTGGCAGCGCTGGTTATTCACGTTTTTAGCGATAGCCGTTAGTGTGGTTCTGCTAATTTGGCTGCGCCGTAACCCGGCCAATATGTGGCGTCAAAATCTTGCCTTTGCGCTGATTCTGGCGGGTGCGATTGGTAATGTTATCGACCGTATAATATATGGTTACGTTATTGATTTTATTGATGTATATGTGAATGAGTGGCACTGGCCGGCATTTAATGTTGCCGATATGGCTATAACTATCGGTGCAGTTCTTATGCTATTAGAGGCGTTTTTTGAACAACGCCAGGAGCCACAGTCATGA
- a CDS encoding type IV pilin protein, with translation MQVEKKLSGMTLIELMIVVAIIGIIAAIAYPNFTDYVKQSRRADAMGELMKLQMAQEEYRLRNTSYATIADLGFTSSSEFYTFSVSNLGAETYTLTATAKGAQVSDTECATMSINQNDQKTPTTCWQ, from the coding sequence ATGCAAGTTGAAAAAAAGTTATCCGGCATGACCCTGATTGAATTGATGATTGTCGTAGCAATTATCGGCATCATTGCAGCCATTGCATATCCGAACTTTACTGACTACGTCAAACAGAGCCGCAGAGCAGACGCCATGGGCGAATTGATGAAATTACAGATGGCCCAAGAAGAGTATCGATTACGCAATACCAGCTATGCCACAATAGCTGATCTTGGCTTTACATCGTCAAGCGAATTTTACACTTTTAGTGTGTCGAACCTTGGCGCCGAGACCTATACATTAACGGCTACAGCGAAAGGTGCGCAGGTTTCTGATACAGAATGTGCCACAATGAGCATTAATCAGAACGACCAAAAAACCCCCACCACCTGTTGGCAGTAA
- the ispH gene encoding 4-hydroxy-3-methylbut-2-enyl diphosphate reductase: MNIVLANPRGFCAGVDRAITIVERALEIFEPPIYVRHEVVHNKYVVDSLRARGAVFVDELHEVPDDSIVIFSAHGVSQAVRQEAKDRGLRVFDATCPLVTKVHMEVTRASRKGHECVLIGHAGHPEVEGTMGQYNNPKGGIYLVESVDDVAKLEVKDPKQLHYMSQTTLSVDDTADVIDALRDKFPEVQGPRKDDICYATQNRQDAVRELAAEVDVLLVVGARNSSNSNRLRELAEKMGTPAYLIDDASCIDQAWLDGKENVGVTAGASAPEVLVRDVVKKLQSWGGETVQERSGREENITFSIPPELRVVEL; the protein is encoded by the coding sequence ATGAATATTGTTTTGGCGAATCCGCGTGGTTTTTGTGCCGGTGTTGACCGAGCGATTACTATAGTCGAGCGCGCATTAGAAATTTTTGAACCACCTATTTATGTGCGCCATGAAGTAGTACATAACAAATACGTGGTGGATTCGTTGCGCGCGCGCGGTGCTGTGTTTGTTGATGAGCTGCATGAAGTGCCTGACGATAGCATTGTGATTTTTTCTGCGCACGGGGTGTCGCAAGCGGTTCGCCAAGAGGCAAAAGACCGTGGTTTGCGAGTATTTGACGCAACCTGCCCGCTGGTGACCAAGGTGCATATGGAAGTGACGCGTGCAAGTCGCAAGGGGCATGAGTGTGTGCTGATTGGTCATGCGGGGCACCCGGAAGTAGAAGGCACCATGGGGCAGTACAATAACCCGAAAGGTGGAATCTACCTGGTGGAATCGGTTGACGATGTCGCAAAACTTGAGGTGAAAGATCCGAAACAATTGCACTACATGAGCCAAACCACGTTGTCGGTTGATGATACGGCTGACGTGATTGATGCGTTGCGTGACAAATTCCCAGAAGTGCAGGGGCCGCGCAAAGATGATATCTGTTATGCCACGCAAAACCGTCAAGACGCCGTACGCGAGCTCGCTGCTGAAGTGGATGTGCTGCTGGTTGTTGGCGCGCGTAATAGCTCGAATTCAAATCGCTTACGTGAATTAGCTGAAAAAATGGGTACGCCTGCGTACTTGATTGATGATGCTTCTTGCATTGATCAAGCGTGGCTCGATGGCAAAGAAAATGTCGGTGTGACTGCGGGGGCGTCAGCGCCGGAAGTTCTGGTTCGTGATGTGGTGAAAAAGCTGCAATCGTGGGGTGGAGAGACGGTTCAAGAGCGCAGCGGGCGCGAAGAAAATATCACTTTTTCTATCCCCCCAGAACTCCGCGTCGTTGAACTGTAA
- a CDS encoding GspH/FimT family protein, whose translation MRQGFTLLELIITLLILSIVLGWGVPATIEMARTMRLQGAAQDTYALLQYARSDALSSGENRFVVWDDENGDWCAAVAVSSDCDCLTEDCSINGVLRQINGTEYSGVTMASAAFSAGDHTRFDALRGLAEGNAGTVSYQLRDSSNAVEREVRVVVSTLGRLRYCQVGGVGSYPAC comes from the coding sequence ATGCGTCAAGGATTCACTTTACTAGAGCTTATCATCACGTTGTTAATTCTCAGCATTGTGCTGGGATGGGGTGTGCCTGCGACAATCGAAATGGCGCGAACTATGCGCCTACAGGGCGCTGCGCAAGATACCTACGCATTGCTGCAATACGCTCGCTCTGATGCGTTAAGTAGCGGCGAGAACCGTTTTGTGGTCTGGGATGATGAAAACGGTGATTGGTGTGCTGCGGTTGCCGTATCGAGTGACTGTGATTGCCTTACCGAAGATTGTTCAATTAACGGCGTGTTACGGCAAATTAATGGTACCGAGTATTCTGGCGTAACCATGGCGTCTGCTGCATTCTCTGCTGGTGACCATACCCGATTTGATGCGTTACGTGGTTTGGCTGAAGGGAACGCCGGTACGGTTAGTTATCAACTGCGTGACAGCAGTAACGCTGTAGAGCGAGAAGTGCGTGTGGTGGTCAGTACACTTGGCCGCTTGCGTTATTGCCAAGTTGGTGGTGTGGGGAGTTATCCAGCATGTTAA
- the fkpB gene encoding FKBP-type peptidyl-prolyl cis-trans isomerase, protein MISRLPIEHGREVILHFTIKLTDDSVADSTKMSGKPAKFRMGDGSLTENFESCLVGLKAGDAREFELAPEDAFGMPNKDNYYQVDTTKFGADRPEVGQIFTFPQPDGTELPGIVRAINDQFVTIDFNHPLAGQRVRFAVEIIEVNP, encoded by the coding sequence ATGATCAGTCGTCTCCCGATCGAGCACGGTCGCGAAGTGATTTTGCATTTCACCATCAAGTTAACCGATGATTCGGTTGCTGACAGTACTAAAATGTCAGGTAAACCAGCAAAGTTCCGTATGGGCGATGGCTCCTTAACGGAGAACTTTGAGTCGTGTTTGGTTGGTTTAAAAGCTGGCGATGCCCGCGAGTTTGAACTGGCACCAGAAGACGCTTTTGGTATGCCGAATAAAGATAACTATTATCAGGTAGATACCACCAAGTTCGGTGCAGATCGCCCTGAAGTTGGCCAAATTTTTACGTTTCCACAGCCTGATGGCACGGAGTTACCCGGTATTGTGCGGGCAATTAATGATCAGTTTGTGACGATTGATTTTAATCATCCGTTGGCTGGCCAGCGGGTGCGATTTGCCGTCGAAATTATTGAGGTAAATCCTTAA
- the ribF gene encoding bifunctional riboflavin kinase/FAD synthetase codes for MQLIRGIHNIRPKHRGCVLTIGNFDGVHLGHQAVLAQVKAQALARSVPATVMTFEPQPQELFQPDKAPARLTNFREKHMALREQGIDRHIVIEFNRKFSNLPAREFIERVLVEMLGVQFLVVGDDFRFGHGREGDFAMLQRAGAELGFEVVDTQSYRQQQQRVSSTAIRQCLSDGDFTQAAAMLGRPYAFQGRVVHGEKKGRTIGFPTANIQLKRLHSPLQGVFAVQVQCNDGKMHAGVANIGRRPTLNGERVQLEVHLFDFAGDLYGQQLRVVPTHFIRAEQKFADFAQLQQQIAADAEKAKALLVIGY; via the coding sequence ATGCAGTTAATTCGCGGAATCCATAATATTCGACCTAAGCACCGTGGGTGTGTCCTTACTATTGGCAACTTTGATGGTGTTCATTTGGGCCATCAAGCGGTGTTGGCGCAAGTAAAAGCACAGGCACTTGCTCGTAGTGTTCCAGCGACGGTGATGACCTTTGAGCCGCAACCGCAAGAGCTGTTTCAGCCTGATAAAGCACCGGCGCGATTAACGAATTTTCGTGAAAAGCACATGGCGCTGCGCGAGCAGGGTATCGACCGCCATATTGTCATTGAGTTTAATCGCAAATTTTCTAATTTGCCGGCGCGCGAGTTTATCGAGCGAGTGCTGGTTGAGATGCTCGGTGTGCAATTTTTGGTGGTCGGCGATGATTTTCGTTTCGGCCACGGTCGCGAAGGTGATTTCGCGATGTTGCAACGCGCTGGCGCAGAGCTGGGCTTCGAGGTGGTTGATACGCAGAGTTACCGTCAACAACAGCAACGTGTTAGCAGTACTGCGATACGTCAGTGCTTAAGTGATGGCGATTTTACCCAAGCAGCAGCTATGCTTGGTCGGCCGTATGCATTTCAAGGGCGCGTGGTGCATGGTGAGAAAAAAGGCCGTACTATCGGTTTTCCAACCGCAAATATTCAGTTAAAACGGTTGCATTCGCCGCTTCAGGGCGTATTTGCTGTGCAGGTACAATGCAATGATGGCAAAATGCATGCAGGCGTTGCTAATATTGGCAGACGGCCAACATTGAATGGTGAGCGAGTGCAGCTAGAGGTGCATTTGTTCGATTTTGCGGGCGATTTATATGGGCAGCAGTTGCGGGTGGTGCCAACGCACTTTATTCGCGCGGAGCAGAAGTTTGCTGATTTTGCGCAGCTGCAGCAACAAATCGCCGCCGACGCTGAAAAGGCAAAGGCGTTACTCGTTATTGGTTATTAG
- a CDS encoding alpha/beta fold hydrolase, with product MGRIINIFVAFMLVLGLLSCQVPDSETKASVIDESSQEIPHSFVMAEQSELPEHSRLVETSAGQFHVRAMGLNNPGPAVILLAGPNYNYHSDSAWFAALQPLLAEQYRVYSVDRLGNAFSSSSDDLSYRRFADDLALVMQQLDEPNLTVVAFASASISARWFYELHGEQFDIQAMLYIDPDIPLAHSLSLYQGYPANWYRDNLATLLPHLAAGNWTERTKDKLDAEYQQIRQWAGEYGTAVDWRYLEQIMQQRLLISHQQARALEIAAYIADLDGYATLPMITAIPVSVIDSDFEQQDIAAAADDAELLAALQKWQQEGSTWSVNQAAVSNGQYIPLTGSDHMVPLQQPQIIQHALEWLLNQ from the coding sequence ATGGGGCGGATCATAAATATATTTGTGGCATTTATGTTGGTGCTTGGGCTGCTTAGTTGTCAGGTACCGGATAGTGAGACTAAGGCGTCGGTAATTGATGAAAGCAGCCAAGAGATTCCTCATTCCTTTGTAATGGCTGAGCAATCTGAGTTACCAGAGCATTCGCGTTTGGTCGAAACTTCCGCAGGACAATTTCATGTTCGTGCGATGGGGCTCAATAATCCCGGTCCAGCAGTGATTTTGCTAGCAGGGCCTAATTACAATTACCACAGTGATAGCGCTTGGTTTGCTGCGCTCCAACCGCTATTGGCAGAGCAATATCGGGTGTACAGTGTTGATCGCCTTGGTAATGCGTTCAGCAGTAGTAGTGATGATTTGTCTTACCGTCGTTTTGCTGACGATTTGGCATTAGTGATGCAGCAGCTGGATGAGCCTAATTTGACTGTGGTGGCCTTTGCTAGCGCGAGTATTAGTGCACGTTGGTTCTATGAGCTGCATGGCGAGCAGTTTGATATTCAAGCCATGCTGTATATTGATCCGGATATTCCATTGGCGCATTCATTGAGCTTGTATCAGGGCTATCCAGCTAACTGGTATCGAGATAATTTAGCGACGTTATTGCCGCATTTGGCTGCTGGCAATTGGACCGAACGAACCAAAGACAAACTCGATGCGGAATATCAACAGATCAGACAATGGGCTGGTGAATATGGTACCGCCGTCGACTGGCGTTACTTGGAGCAAATCATGCAACAACGTTTGTTGATTTCGCATCAGCAAGCCAGAGCTCTTGAAATTGCTGCATATATTGCTGATTTAGACGGCTACGCGACGTTGCCCATGATAACCGCAATACCCGTCAGTGTGATTGACAGCGATTTTGAGCAGCAGGATATCGCCGCTGCGGCTGATGATGCTGAGCTATTAGCTGCGTTGCAAAAATGGCAGCAGGAAGGGAGTACTTGGAGTGTCAATCAGGCTGCAGTGTCTAATGGCCAATATATTCCTCTAACTGGAAGCGACCACATGGTTCCATTACAACAACCACAAATCATCCAACATGCTTTAGAGTGGCTCCTCAACCAATAG
- the murJ gene encoding murein biosynthesis integral membrane protein MurJ gives MSKSLTKSGIIVSFMTLISRVLGLVRDVVIANLMGAGAAADVFFFANKIPNFLRRLFAEGAFAQAFVPVLTEYKQGKTLDEQRLLIARVAGTLGTLVTVVTLVGVVASPVVAAMFGTGWFLDWYHDGPQGHKFVLAADLLRITFPYLWFITFTALAGAILNTIGKFAVAAFTPVFLNIAIIVFAIWLGPQLDQPEYALAWGVFVGGAVQFLFQIPFLKRAGLLVRPRWGWRDPGVTKIRTLMIPALFGVSVSQINLLLDTFIASFLMSGSISWLYYSDRLLEFPLGLFGIAIATVILPALSSRHVDKSAEEFSRTLDWGIRTVVLLGLPAMCGLIVLAEPMLMVLFMRGEFTPEDARLASYSLFAYGSGLLSFMLVKVLATGFYSRQDTKRPVKYGIIAMISNMVFNIIFAIPYGYVGLAIATSLSAAVNAGLLGYNLWRDGVLKRYPGTLTYLTKVALSVAAMVAVVFYLVPARSWWLAAEFVDRACQLALLIGAGAGTYLLSLLLLRVKVR, from the coding sequence TTGTCAAAGTCCTTAACTAAATCCGGCATCATTGTCAGCTTCATGACACTCATCTCGCGTGTGCTTGGGCTTGTGCGCGATGTGGTGATTGCGAACTTGATGGGGGCTGGGGCGGCGGCCGATGTGTTCTTCTTTGCGAACAAGATACCGAACTTTCTGCGTCGATTGTTTGCGGAAGGGGCGTTTGCGCAGGCGTTTGTGCCGGTACTGACTGAGTATAAGCAAGGTAAGACGCTGGATGAGCAGCGTTTGTTGATTGCTCGGGTGGCGGGTACGTTGGGTACGTTGGTGACGGTTGTGACACTGGTGGGAGTGGTTGCCTCGCCGGTGGTGGCGGCGATGTTTGGTACGGGTTGGTTTCTTGATTGGTATCACGATGGTCCGCAAGGGCATAAGTTTGTTTTGGCGGCCGACTTGCTGCGTATTACGTTTCCGTATTTGTGGTTTATTACCTTTACCGCCTTAGCCGGCGCGATTTTAAATACGATTGGTAAGTTCGCGGTGGCGGCGTTTACGCCGGTATTTTTGAATATTGCGATTATTGTTTTCGCGATATGGCTTGGGCCGCAACTTGATCAACCCGAATATGCGCTAGCATGGGGTGTGTTTGTTGGTGGTGCCGTACAGTTCTTATTTCAAATTCCGTTTTTGAAGCGGGCAGGGTTATTGGTTCGTCCGCGATGGGGATGGCGAGACCCTGGCGTCACTAAAATCCGCACGTTAATGATTCCTGCCTTATTTGGGGTGTCGGTTAGTCAGATTAACCTACTATTGGATACGTTTATTGCATCGTTTTTAATGAGTGGTTCAATTAGCTGGTTATATTACTCCGACCGGTTATTGGAATTTCCGTTGGGATTATTTGGCATTGCGATTGCGACCGTTATTTTGCCAGCGTTAAGCTCACGTCATGTGGACAAGTCAGCCGAAGAGTTCAGCCGTACGTTGGATTGGGGTATTCGTACGGTTGTATTGCTTGGATTACCAGCCATGTGCGGTTTGATTGTGCTTGCGGAGCCGATGCTGATGGTGTTGTTCATGCGCGGTGAATTCACGCCTGAAGATGCGCGCTTGGCCTCTTATAGTTTGTTTGCGTATGGCTCGGGCTTACTGAGTTTCATGTTGGTGAAGGTATTGGCGACTGGATTCTATTCACGCCAAGATACCAAGCGACCCGTGAAGTACGGCATTATCGCCATGATTTCAAACATGGTGTTCAATATCATTTTCGCGATTCCTTATGGTTATGTCGGTTTAGCCATTGCAACGTCTCTTTCTGCCGCTGTTAACGCCGGTTTGTTGGGCTATAACCTGTGGCGCGACGGTGTGCTCAAACGTTATCCCGGGACACTAACTTATCTCACCAAAGTAGCGCTATCTGTGGCCGCGATGGTTGCGGTGGTGTTCTATCTTGTACCTGCTCGATCGTGGTGGCTTGCGGCTGAATTTGTTGATCGAGCGTGCCAGTTGGCGTTGCTAATTGGCGCTGGGGCGGGAACGTATTTGCTGTCCCTCCTCCTTCTTCGCGTGAAAGTTCGTTAA
- a CDS encoding prepilin-type N-terminal cleavage/methylation domain-containing protein: MLKQRGLSLVELMITITLGLILMAALTSVFSATLGTNSRSLQLSQLQEESTAVMDLLMGDLRRAGYRGNAHLLVVDPDNAVTAFNNKVTVSQHPSEVAASCLLFEYDADNDAVHDGAVEQFGYRLRNGQVQRRQAAATCDQDGWEGLTSPDLIQVDVLEFILTERMLDDVNEQVVEVLMVVSLPSDAQVSREFATEVVLRNAF; encoded by the coding sequence ATGTTAAAGCAGCGCGGTTTATCGCTTGTTGAATTAATGATCACCATTACGCTTGGCTTAATTCTGATGGCGGCGTTAACGTCGGTGTTTTCTGCAACACTTGGCACCAATTCGCGCAGTTTACAGTTGAGCCAACTCCAAGAAGAATCTACGGCAGTGATGGATTTGCTGATGGGCGATTTACGTCGCGCCGGATATCGCGGTAACGCTCATTTATTGGTTGTGGACCCCGATAATGCGGTGACGGCCTTCAATAATAAAGTCACCGTGTCACAGCATCCAAGTGAAGTGGCGGCAAGTTGTTTGCTTTTCGAATATGACGCCGATAATGATGCGGTGCATGACGGTGCAGTTGAACAATTTGGCTATCGTCTGCGCAATGGCCAAGTGCAACGCCGACAAGCCGCAGCAACGTGTGATCAAGATGGTTGGGAAGGTTTAACCAGCCCTGATTTAATTCAAGTCGATGTGCTGGAGTTTATTCTCACCGAGCGCATGCTAGACGATGTCAATGAACAAGTTGTTGAAGTGTTGATGGTGGTATCACTACCAAGTGATGCCCAAGTATCACGAGAGTTTGCAACAGAGGTGGTGCTGCGCAATGCGTTTTAA